In a single window of the Anabas testudineus chromosome 17, fAnaTes1.2, whole genome shotgun sequence genome:
- the LOC117152982 gene encoding putative uncharacterized protein MYH16, with the protein MENNFMKAKMPVNFFLGTLEQEVRCHLKDSEAKLTQSGREGKVLLEIQEDLLSNVLDLLQGNKEDKWSLEKETMRQEICQLKSLLEEANKKQKSSQNYINHLKNQQTNTRTQTAHNPELQTKTIKDLQLQLELMKQEKEKLEKEVEAEKQLRLTAENNLKTSTLMLNVRLSKKGNAEYEARTKAQKLEKDLQLERDHTKELQERLSKMEEALLKEKEQAERSTERAQAAHRAQLEEQQAETTKVTAALKEAQDQLNNERLHFQQEKTSLEEKIETSKASFVAQLDQEKNQLFVELKEAKDQVTTERLQWREEKLSLLADLDTEKQERTMFDSAAKTKINTLTAALRESESTLKTDSLQWQQEKTTLLEEIEKTKQVYVAQIEEQKKTNSHVTAALEKAEQQFESHRVEWQEERSSLLQSTHDLNDALKTKEQQWETAESSMRARIEELEQKIAKKKKKRWYRKFF; encoded by the coding sequence ATGGAAAACAACTTCATGAAGGCTAAAATGCCCGTCAATTTCTTTCTTGGAACCCTGGAGCAAGAAGTGAGGTGTCACCTGAAGGACAGCGAAGCCAAGCTGACCCAGAGTGGACGTGAAGGGAAAGTCCTCCTGGAAATCCAAGAGGACTTACTCAGCAATGTCCTCGACCTACTTCAGGgaaacaaagaggacaagtggagCCTGGAGAAAGAGACAATGCGGCAGGAGATATGTCAGCTGAAGTCCCTGCTGGAGGAAGCTAACAAGAAACAGAAGTCTTCCCAGAATTATATCAACCatctgaagaaccagcagacaaACACCAGGACCCAGACAGCTCACAATCCTGAGCTGCAGACGAAAACCATCAAGgatctgcagctccagctggaGCTCATGAAGcaagaaaaggagaaactggAAAAGGAAGTGGAGGCTGAGAAGCAGCTGCGTCTGACGGCTGAAAACAACCTCAAAACATCAACTCTTATGTTGAATGTGCGGCTGTCTAAGAAGGGCAATGCAGAGTATGAGGCCCGTACCAAGGCACAGAAACTGGAGAAAGATCTTCAGCTTGAGCGGGACCACACTaaggagctgcaggagaggCTGAGCAAGATGGAGGAAGCCCTtctgaaagagaaggagcaggcTGAGAGGTCCACAGAAAGGGCCCAGGCTGCTCACAGAGCTCAGCTAGAAGAACAACAAGCCGAGACCACGAAAGTCACAGCTGCCCTGAAAGAGGCACAGGATCAGCTGAACAACGAGCGCCTCCACTTCCAGCAGGAGAAAACCTCCCTGGAGGAGAAGATTGAAACATCCAAAGCCTCCTTTGTGGCTCAACTGGACCAGGAGAAAAACCAACTGTTTGTTGAGCTGAAGGAGGCAAAAGACCAAGTGACAACTGAGCGTCTCCAGTGGCGGGAAGAGAAACTCTCCCTCCTGGCAGACCTGGACACGGAGAAACAGGAGAGAACCATGTTTGACTCTGCTGCAAAAACGAAGATCAACACCctgacagcagcactgagagaGAGCGAAAGCACTCTGAAGACTGACAGTCTTCAGTGGCAGCAGGAGAAAACCACCCTCCTGGAGGAGATCGAGAAGACCAAACAAGTGTACGTGGCTCAAAtagaagagcagaagaagaccAACAGCCACGTCACGGCTGCTCTGGAGAAGGCGGAGCAGCAGTTTGAGAGTCACCGTGTGGAGTGGCAGGAGGAAAGGTCATCCCTTCTTCAGTCCACACATGACCTCAACGACGCTCTGAAGACCAAGGAGCAGCAGtgggaaacagcagagagctcTATGAGGGCCCGCATAGAAGAACTCGAGCAGAAGATCgctaagaagaagaagaagaggtggtaCAGAAAGTTCTTCTGA